In Prochlorococcus marinus str. MIT 1214, one DNA window encodes the following:
- the nuoH gene encoding NADH-quinone oxidoreductase subunit NuoH, with protein MNSGIDLEMSFTQGIQKLGLSHELAHLLWIPLPMLLVLVSAVVGVLVTVWLERKISAAAQQRIGPEYAGALGILQPMADGLKLLVKEDIIPARADSVLFTVGPILVLVPVILSWLIVPFGQNLLISNVGIGIFLWIALSSIQPIGLLMSGYSSNNKYSLLGGLRAAAQSISYEIPLALAVLAIVMMSNSLSTIDIVDQQNTAGFLSWNIWRQPVGFIIFWICALAECERLPFDLPEAEEELVAGYQTEYAGMKFALFYLAGYINLVLSALLVSVLYLGGWGFPISIDWFSSLIGLSIDNPLVQIIAASLGIVMTILKAYLLVFLAILLRWTTPRVRIDQLLDLGWKFLLPISLVNLLVTASLKLAFPMTFGG; from the coding sequence GTGAATTCAGGTATAGACCTTGAAATGAGTTTTACCCAAGGTATTCAGAAACTTGGTTTATCTCATGAATTAGCACATCTTTTATGGATACCACTTCCAATGCTTTTGGTATTGGTGTCAGCTGTCGTTGGTGTATTAGTAACAGTTTGGCTTGAAAGAAAAATTTCTGCAGCAGCTCAACAGAGAATTGGTCCTGAATACGCAGGTGCACTTGGTATTCTTCAGCCAATGGCAGACGGTTTGAAACTTTTAGTAAAAGAAGACATTATCCCGGCAAGGGCAGACAGTGTTCTTTTTACAGTTGGTCCAATACTAGTTTTAGTTCCGGTAATTTTATCTTGGTTAATTGTTCCTTTTGGTCAAAATCTTTTAATTAGCAATGTAGGCATAGGAATCTTTTTGTGGATTGCCCTAAGTAGTATTCAACCTATTGGTCTTCTGATGAGTGGCTACTCTTCTAACAATAAATATTCTTTGCTAGGAGGACTTAGAGCTGCCGCTCAATCAATTAGTTATGAAATTCCACTAGCGCTAGCGGTTTTGGCAATAGTTATGATGAGCAATTCATTAAGTACTATTGATATAGTTGATCAACAAAATACTGCTGGTTTTCTTAGCTGGAATATATGGCGACAACCTGTAGGTTTTATTATTTTTTGGATCTGTGCATTAGCTGAATGCGAGAGACTACCTTTTGATTTACCGGAGGCAGAAGAAGAACTTGTCGCTGGTTATCAAACTGAGTATGCAGGTATGAAATTTGCTCTATTTTACTTAGCTGGATACATAAATCTTGTTTTATCTGCTTTACTTGTTTCCGTTCTGTATTTAGGGGGATGGGGTTTTCCAATCTCAATTGATTGGTTTTCATCTTTGATAGGACTTTCAATTGATAATCCATTAGTTCAAATTATTGCTGCGTCTCTTGGAATTGTCATGACAATCCTCAAGGCTTATTTACTGGTTTTTTTAGCAATCTTATTGAGATGGACCACTCCAAGAGTTCGCATTG